A window of the Aphelocoma coerulescens isolate FSJ_1873_10779 unplaced genomic scaffold, UR_Acoe_1.0 HiC_scaffold_171, whole genome shotgun sequence genome harbors these coding sequences:
- the LOC138100944 gene encoding endomucin-like isoform X3: MFGEMELEVPLSVYVILPIVITLIVITLSVFSLVALYKMCQKKTPERQENGAEQAQSDKEGVKLLSVKTTSSETAFWPSVSPTDISEVDQSLLSPFVQILGKSSEIQHLI; this comes from the exons ATGTTTGGTGAAATGGAGCTGGAGGTGCCTCTCAGTGTGT ATGTTATCTTGCCAATTGTCATCACCCTGATAGTCATTACCCTCTCTGTCTTCTCACTGGTGGCTTTGTACAAGATGTGCCAGAAGAAAACTCCAG agaGACAAGAGAACGGTGCTGAACA GGCCCAGTCAGACAAAGAAGGAGTCAAACTTCTTTCTGTGAAGACAACTTCTTCTGAGACTG cTTTTTGGCCATCTGTTTCTCCTACTGACATTTCTGAGGTTGACCAATCGCTGCTTTCTCCTTTTGTCCAAATCCTTGGGAAGTCCTCTGAAATACAGCACTTGATCTGA
- the LOC138100944 gene encoding endomucin-like isoform X6, which yields MDVILPIVITLIVITLSVFSLVALYKMCQKKTPERQENGAEQAQSDKEGVKLLSVKTTSSETAFWPSVSPTDISEVDQSLLSPFVQILGKSSEIQHLI from the exons ATGG ATGTTATCTTGCCAATTGTCATCACCCTGATAGTCATTACCCTCTCTGTCTTCTCACTGGTGGCTTTGTACAAGATGTGCCAGAAGAAAACTCCAG agaGACAAGAGAACGGTGCTGAACA GGCCCAGTCAGACAAAGAAGGAGTCAAACTTCTTTCTGTGAAGACAACTTCTTCTGAGACTG cTTTTTGGCCATCTGTTTCTCCTACTGACATTTCTGAGGTTGACCAATCGCTGCTTTCTCCTTTTGTCCAAATCCTTGGGAAGTCCTCTGAAATACAGCACTTGATCTGA